A window from Psychrobium sp. MM17-31 encodes these proteins:
- a CDS encoding NUDIX domain-containing protein: MKSFSKNDVNVVKKEVVFQGYFRMLKYYFTHALFGGGTSDIVERELFERDTAVAVIPYDPVRDQIVMVEQIRVGAFEHDVNPWMVELVAGMIEEGEEADDVAKRELFEETGLKCQRLEKLFSYLVSPGGTSERIDLYIAHVDASKAAEIAGLESESEDIRTLVMDVNCALEQLSQAKFQNGVTIVGLQWLALNHQKMKDKWAS; the protein is encoded by the coding sequence ATGAAATCCTTTTCTAAAAATGACGTTAATGTCGTGAAGAAAGAAGTGGTCTTTCAAGGCTATTTCCGCATGCTCAAATATTATTTCACTCACGCGTTGTTCGGTGGCGGCACCAGCGACATTGTTGAACGTGAACTATTTGAGCGGGATACCGCAGTTGCGGTCATACCTTACGATCCCGTGCGTGACCAGATCGTGATGGTTGAACAAATCCGCGTTGGCGCTTTTGAACACGACGTCAATCCATGGATGGTTGAATTGGTGGCCGGCATGATAGAGGAAGGCGAAGAGGCGGATGATGTTGCTAAGCGCGAACTGTTTGAAGAAACTGGATTGAAATGTCAGCGGCTTGAAAAACTGTTCAGTTATTTGGTGAGCCCAGGCGGCACTTCGGAGCGTATAGATTTATACATTGCTCATGTTGATGCGTCAAAGGCTGCTGAAATAGCCGGTCTTGAAAGTGAGTCAGAAGATATTAGAACACTGGTTATGGACGTAAATTGCGCACTTGAACAATTGAGCCAAGCCAAGTTCCAAAATGGTGTTACTATAGTGGGCTTGCAATGGTTGGCGCTTAATCATCAGAAGATGAAGGACAAATGGGCGTCTTAA
- a CDS encoding efflux RND transporter permease subunit, giving the protein MEAVNDTKEKGLIAWFARNNVAANLLMIFIIVGGLMASLIVRKQMFPLEEINWISVSVPYLGAAPQEVEEGITVKVEEALESVEGLKRVITYSNRNSSSAWIEVDSDFDMQEVLDEVKVQIDSISSFPDGIERPVVTREKFRQEVMYISLYGDLSPKQLKELGKGIHDEIQQLSNVNISDFYSGLPYEIGVEIDQNKLREYQLSFRDVANAIRSFSSNMSAGQIRADNGIISMRVENQAYNQQQFEQIPVITLSDGTLLQLGDLATVNDGFIEGLRYAKFNGKNSVTFYVGASSDQSMTAIAEQVKKYIDLKKHELPQGVSLEPWVDMTFYLNGRLNMMLENMVSGGVLVFLMLALFLRLRLAFWVMMGLPVSFLGALFFMPMEFVDQTINVTSLFAFILVLGVVVDDAIVVGESASDEIERKGHSLDNVVRGVKRVAVPATFGVLTTIAAFLPMVMSSGPGSAMSQAIGYVVVLCLIFSLIESKLILPAHLAHMRMSNDQPSGFMHRVRSTIDGGLKRFVENSYRPILTKAIHYRYSIFMGFTGILIISGGLFGGGAIRYIGMPSVPHDFPRVSIEMKQQASEQATLDAIKAVEQVLRNIDKEIEQEIGVGAISDINARLESRTSGEVMVKMTDPELRTLDTFQVAQRWRDALPNMPGVKSISVSDNLFGGGRDDGDVSFRLVGKNDDELVAATKALKDKLKSLKGVSDVNDSRQSATQEVQFKLNPLAFSLGLTLQDVASQVNFSFYGLEAQRILRDTEELKVMLRYPKSQRSSIGDIDTTLIKTPTGDYVPLSELATITLTDGVNRIRREAGQRTISVWASVDSAQVETFKVASDIRDNFMPQLLKLYPSVKTELAGRIQEEMDGVFEQLRNFGMSLMLIFALLAIPLRSYSQPIIIMSAIPFGVVGSVLGHLLFGLDLSLMSIFGIIAAAGVVVNDSLVMVDFVNKAREQGIRIKDAVVQAGTKRFRAIILTSLTTFIGLMPIIFETSLQAKIVIPMAISLAFGVLFATVVTLIFIPCFYVVLEDVKALLGRKSRVEVEEKTS; this is encoded by the coding sequence ATGGAAGCCGTTAACGACACTAAAGAAAAAGGCCTCATCGCGTGGTTTGCTCGCAACAATGTTGCAGCAAATTTATTGATGATTTTTATTATCGTCGGTGGTTTGATGGCGTCCTTAATTGTGCGCAAACAGATGTTTCCACTGGAAGAGATTAATTGGATTTCGGTGAGCGTTCCTTATTTAGGGGCTGCGCCACAGGAAGTTGAAGAGGGCATTACGGTAAAAGTCGAAGAAGCGCTGGAAAGTGTTGAAGGCTTAAAACGCGTTATTACCTATTCTAATCGAAATTCATCAAGTGCTTGGATCGAAGTCGATAGTGATTTTGATATGCAAGAGGTGCTCGATGAGGTCAAGGTTCAGATTGATTCAATCTCGAGCTTTCCCGATGGGATTGAGCGCCCTGTTGTAACACGTGAGAAATTTCGCCAAGAGGTTATGTACATAAGTTTGTACGGCGACCTATCACCAAAACAGCTGAAAGAACTGGGTAAAGGTATTCACGATGAAATTCAGCAGTTAAGCAACGTAAACATCTCAGATTTTTATAGTGGTTTACCTTATGAGATTGGTGTTGAAATTGATCAGAACAAACTAAGAGAGTATCAGCTGTCGTTTCGTGATGTTGCTAATGCCATTCGTAGTTTTTCATCGAATATGTCTGCGGGGCAAATTCGTGCCGATAATGGCATTATTTCGATGCGGGTTGAAAATCAGGCGTATAACCAGCAACAGTTTGAACAGATCCCAGTAATTACCCTTAGCGATGGTACATTGCTGCAATTAGGTGATTTAGCTACCGTCAACGACGGTTTTATCGAAGGACTGCGTTATGCCAAGTTCAATGGTAAAAACTCAGTGACCTTTTATGTTGGCGCTTCTAGCGATCAGTCGATGACTGCGATTGCTGAGCAAGTCAAAAAGTACATCGATCTTAAAAAACACGAGTTGCCACAGGGGGTCAGTTTAGAGCCTTGGGTCGACATGACGTTCTACCTTAATGGCCGTCTTAACATGATGCTGGAAAACATGGTCTCGGGTGGCGTGCTGGTGTTTCTAATGTTGGCGCTATTTTTACGCTTGCGACTAGCCTTTTGGGTAATGATGGGACTGCCAGTTAGCTTCTTAGGCGCACTATTCTTTATGCCGATGGAGTTTGTTGATCAAACCATCAACGTCACCAGCTTATTTGCGTTCATTCTCGTGCTCGGGGTTGTGGTAGACGACGCAATAGTTGTAGGTGAAAGCGCAAGTGACGAAATTGAGCGTAAAGGTCATTCATTAGATAATGTTGTGCGCGGCGTTAAACGGGTGGCTGTGCCGGCAACCTTTGGTGTATTGACTACCATTGCTGCATTTTTGCCTATGGTAATGAGCAGTGGGCCAGGCTCTGCGATGTCTCAGGCGATTGGTTATGTGGTGGTCTTGTGTTTGATCTTTAGTTTGATTGAATCAAAACTTATTCTACCTGCCCATTTAGCACATATGCGCATGAGCAATGATCAGCCTAGCGGTTTTATGCATCGCGTACGTAGCACTATTGATGGCGGCTTAAAGCGCTTTGTAGAAAACAGCTATCGCCCAATTTTAACCAAAGCCATCCACTATCGTTACTCAATTTTTATGGGCTTTACCGGCATCTTAATTATTAGCGGAGGCCTGTTTGGTGGCGGTGCTATTCGTTATATTGGTATGCCGTCGGTGCCGCATGATTTTCCACGAGTATCAATTGAAATGAAGCAGCAAGCGTCAGAACAAGCCACCTTGGATGCGATCAAGGCTGTGGAGCAGGTACTGCGCAATATTGATAAGGAAATCGAGCAAGAAATTGGTGTTGGCGCAATTAGCGATATTAACGCGCGTTTAGAGTCTCGCACTTCAGGGGAAGTCATGGTTAAGATGACAGATCCTGAGCTTCGCACTTTAGATACTTTCCAAGTTGCCCAACGCTGGCGTGATGCATTGCCGAATATGCCGGGCGTTAAATCGATTTCAGTGAGCGATAATCTATTTGGCGGCGGCCGTGATGATGGCGATGTTAGCTTTAGACTCGTTGGTAAAAACGATGATGAGCTGGTGGCGGCGACTAAAGCGCTAAAAGACAAACTCAAAAGTTTAAAAGGGGTGTCAGATGTTAATGACAGTCGTCAAAGCGCCACGCAGGAAGTGCAATTTAAACTTAATCCGCTAGCATTTAGTTTAGGTTTAACGCTGCAAGACGTTGCGTCACAAGTGAACTTTAGTTTTTACGGCCTAGAAGCGCAGCGTATTTTGCGCGATACCGAAGAGCTTAAAGTGATGCTGCGTTATCCTAAGTCACAGCGCAGCTCAATTGGCGATATAGACACTACATTAATCAAAACACCAACCGGTGATTACGTTCCACTATCTGAATTGGCAACCATTACCTTAACCGATGGCGTAAATCGCATTCGTCGTGAAGCCGGTCAACGGACCATTAGTGTTTGGGCGTCGGTAGATAGCGCTCAAGTAGAAACTTTTAAGGTTGCTTCTGACATTCGCGATAATTTTATGCCGCAGCTTCTAAAGCTTTATCCAAGCGTTAAAACTGAGTTAGCAGGGCGTATTCAAGAGGAAATGGACGGCGTGTTTGAGCAACTACGCAACTTTGGTATGTCGTTGATGCTGATTTTTGCGCTGTTAGCGATCCCACTGCGCTCATATTCACAGCCAATCATTATTATGTCAGCTATTCCTTTTGGCGTCGTTGGCTCGGTGTTGGGCCACTTACTCTTTGGTCTGGATTTAAGCTTAATGTCAATCTTCGGCATTATTGCGGCTGCGGGTGTTGTGGTTAACGATTCTTTGGTGATGGTGGATTTTGTCAACAAGGCGCGTGAGCAGGGCATTCGTATTAAAGATGCCGTAGTTCAGGCTGGTACTAAGCGCTTTCGGGCGATTATCCTGACCTCGCTAACGACCTTTATTGGCTTAATGCCGATAATCTTTGAGACTAGTTTACAGGCGAAGATCGTTATCCCAATGGCGATATCGCTAGCCTTTGGTGTTTTATTTGCTACCGTAGTTACCTTGATATTTATTCCGTGTTTCTACGTGGTACTAGAAGATGTTAAAGCGCTGCTTGGCCGTAAATCACGTGTTGAAGTTGAGGAGAAAACTTCGTAA
- a CDS encoding DUF1249 domain-containing protein, which yields MASYCQSKPKYQPDMLALHRAHSYNYLLILKLLPEFTFDKPYFFHLDNGCYQLSICEQTQYTSVLDIENIASSVVVGEENATSLTPRLKVRLYHDAQMAEVLASRQIRYFKSRYDYPNRLMQQPDEKYQINKFLTQWLEHCFKDGRVMTLDPRHS from the coding sequence ATGGCGAGTTATTGTCAATCAAAACCAAAATATCAACCAGATATGCTGGCGCTTCATCGTGCTCACTCTTATAACTATCTATTGATATTAAAGTTACTGCCTGAATTTACCTTCGATAAGCCGTATTTTTTTCACTTAGACAACGGCTGTTATCAATTGAGTATTTGCGAGCAAACGCAATACACCAGTGTGTTAGACATCGAGAATATAGCGTCAAGTGTAGTGGTGGGCGAGGAAAATGCCACCAGCCTCACACCTCGTTTAAAAGTTCGTTTATATCACGATGCCCAAATGGCAGAAGTGTTAGCTAGTCGACAGATCCGATATTTTAAATCACGTTATGATTATCCCAATCGGTTAATGCAACAGCCGGATGAGAAGTATCAGATTAATAAGTTTTTAACACAGTGGTTAGAGCATTGTTTTAAAGACGGACGTGTAATGACATTGGATCCGAGGCATTCATGA
- a CDS encoding efflux RND transporter permease subunit, whose amino-acid sequence MDIAKLSIKNSVISWMFAALLLIGGVISYTDLGRLEDPEFTIKEAMIITTYPGASPLQVEEEVSYPIENALQQLPSIKKIRSISTPGMSQIIVEMKGTYRKQELRQIWDEVRRKVNDLAGNFPQGVNTPQVKDDFGDVFGVMLALTGQGYSNEELKDYSDFLRRELVLVDGVSKVGVAGTQQEMVVVEISRSKLVSLGIPQANIFELLRTQNTVSNAGKIKVGEESIRFHSTGEFSDVKELETLIISAPGASELIYLGDVANISREYNDVPNHITYYNQQQALLIGVSFASGVNVVEVGERLSQRLEELEYFKPLGLEIDTVYNQPVEVENSVSGFILSLVEAVAIVILVLLIFMGPRSGFLIGLILMITVFGSFIFMKLMDIELQRISLGALIIALGMLVDNAIVVTEGILIGKKKGRTTIEAASDIVKQTKWPLLGATIIAVTAFAPIGLSSDATGEFAGSLFWVLLISLLLSWVTAVTLTPFFANLLFGKSKAGAQEQEDSDPYQGAMFVAYKKFVNFCIRFKALSAIAIVAILVVSVIGFGQVKQSFFPASNTPMFYVDLWRYQGSDIRETQKDIAKLTEHLMKQEGVEQVTSTVGQGALRFMLTYGPEKAYSAFGQLIVRAEDREKQLVIMKELRGYLRDNFPDALAKIKPMEIGPPVESKIEVRFSGPDPDVLRGLAAQAKQILLNNPAAFNVRHDWRQRSKTIRPIFNEAAARRVGITKADLDDLLLVSYTGKAVGLYRDGTQMLPIVARAPDNERLSVDSLNALQIYSRSLGRYIPVSQIVDGFETQWEDAIIMRRDRKRTITVKADHDVLGDGTAAQVFNQVRPVIEAIEVPRGYVLEWGGEYESSTDAQKALMGGLPLGYLIMFMITVFLFNSIRQPLVIWVTVPMAIIGVAGGLLVMQAPFSFMALLGLLSLTGMLIKNGIVLLDQINIELESGLTPIDAILNAGASRVRPVAMAAITTILGMIPLLFDVFFQSMAVTIMFGLGFATILTLVYVPVFYAMFFGIKHR is encoded by the coding sequence ATGGATATTGCAAAACTCTCGATTAAAAATTCGGTAATTAGCTGGATGTTTGCCGCGCTGCTGTTAATTGGCGGCGTCATTTCCTATACCGATTTAGGACGCTTGGAAGATCCTGAATTTACTATCAAAGAAGCGATGATAATTACCACTTACCCCGGCGCTAGCCCGCTGCAGGTAGAAGAAGAGGTCAGTTATCCGATTGAAAATGCCCTGCAGCAACTGCCGTCGATTAAAAAAATCCGCTCAATTTCTACGCCGGGCATGTCACAAATCATCGTTGAGATGAAAGGAACTTACCGTAAGCAAGAGCTACGTCAGATTTGGGATGAAGTACGTCGTAAAGTTAATGATTTAGCAGGTAACTTTCCACAAGGTGTGAATACCCCGCAAGTTAAAGATGATTTTGGTGATGTATTTGGGGTAATGCTGGCGTTAACTGGGCAGGGTTACAGTAACGAAGAGCTGAAAGATTATTCTGACTTTTTACGCCGCGAACTGGTGCTCGTTGACGGTGTGAGTAAAGTTGGCGTTGCTGGCACCCAACAAGAAATGGTTGTGGTGGAAATATCTCGTAGCAAGCTCGTGTCGCTTGGCATTCCGCAAGCCAATATTTTTGAATTGCTCCGCACTCAAAATACCGTGTCTAACGCTGGAAAAATCAAAGTGGGTGAGGAATCAATTCGCTTCCACTCTACTGGCGAATTTAGCGATGTTAAAGAATTAGAAACACTGATTATTTCCGCGCCGGGTGCTAGTGAACTCATTTATTTAGGCGATGTTGCCAACATCAGCCGCGAATATAATGACGTGCCAAACCATATTACTTATTACAATCAGCAACAGGCTTTGTTGATCGGCGTTTCCTTTGCTTCTGGTGTTAATGTGGTTGAGGTTGGCGAGCGTTTGAGTCAGCGTCTAGAAGAGCTCGAGTATTTTAAGCCGCTGGGGTTGGAGATAGACACGGTTTATAACCAACCTGTTGAGGTTGAAAACTCGGTCTCAGGCTTTATTTTAAGCCTCGTTGAAGCTGTGGCTATTGTTATTTTAGTGCTGCTTATCTTTATGGGACCACGCAGTGGCTTCCTCATCGGTTTGATATTGATGATTACCGTCTTCGGTTCTTTCATCTTTATGAAACTGATGGACATTGAATTGCAGCGTATTTCTCTTGGGGCGTTGATTATTGCATTAGGGATGTTGGTGGATAACGCCATCGTTGTCACTGAAGGTATCCTCATTGGTAAGAAGAAAGGCCGCACCACCATCGAAGCAGCGAGCGATATCGTTAAGCAAACCAAGTGGCCGCTACTTGGCGCGACTATAATCGCAGTAACTGCCTTTGCGCCAATTGGCTTGTCGTCAGACGCAACTGGCGAGTTTGCCGGTAGCTTGTTCTGGGTACTATTGATTTCACTGCTGCTTAGCTGGGTAACGGCAGTTACCTTAACGCCATTTTTTGCCAACTTATTATTCGGTAAATCAAAAGCAGGCGCGCAAGAGCAAGAGGATAGTGATCCTTATCAAGGCGCGATGTTTGTCGCCTATAAGAAATTCGTTAATTTTTGTATTCGATTTAAGGCGCTGTCGGCCATTGCGATCGTTGCCATTTTAGTAGTGTCGGTGATTGGTTTTGGTCAGGTTAAACAATCATTTTTCCCTGCATCGAATACGCCGATGTTCTATGTCGATCTGTGGCGCTATCAAGGCTCTGATATCCGTGAAACACAAAAGGATATCGCAAAGCTAACAGAGCACTTAATGAAGCAAGAAGGCGTTGAACAGGTAACGTCTACTGTTGGTCAGGGCGCGTTGCGATTTATGCTGACTTATGGTCCTGAAAAAGCTTATTCGGCGTTTGGACAGCTCATTGTTAGAGCGGAAGATCGTGAAAAGCAGCTGGTGATAATGAAAGAGTTGCGGGGCTATTTACGCGATAACTTCCCGGATGCACTAGCGAAAATCAAGCCGATGGAAATCGGCCCGCCAGTGGAATCGAAAATCGAGGTACGTTTCTCTGGCCCAGATCCTGATGTACTCAGAGGCCTTGCGGCGCAGGCTAAACAAATTTTATTGAATAACCCTGCGGCATTTAATGTACGCCACGACTGGCGTCAGCGCAGTAAAACCATTCGTCCGATTTTCAATGAAGCCGCTGCTCGTCGTGTCGGAATCACCAAAGCGGATCTAGATGATTTGCTGTTAGTCAGCTATACAGGTAAAGCAGTAGGTTTATATCGTGATGGTACGCAAATGTTACCTATTGTGGCGCGAGCACCTGACAACGAACGATTATCAGTTGATAGCTTAAATGCACTGCAAATTTATAGCCGCAGTTTAGGGCGCTATATTCCGGTGAGCCAAATCGTTGATGGATTTGAAACCCAGTGGGAAGATGCCATTATTATGCGCCGCGACCGCAAGCGCACCATTACCGTGAAAGCCGATCACGACGTGCTTGGTGATGGTACTGCGGCACAGGTATTTAACCAAGTTCGTCCGGTGATTGAAGCGATTGAAGTGCCTCGCGGTTATGTCTTGGAGTGGGGCGGTGAGTACGAAAGCTCAACTGACGCACAAAAGGCATTGATGGGTGGTCTGCCGTTAGGCTATTTGATCATGTTTATGATCACCGTATTCTTGTTTAATTCAATCCGTCAGCCGTTAGTGATTTGGGTAACTGTGCCGATGGCTATTATCGGTGTAGCTGGTGGCCTATTGGTGATGCAAGCGCCGTTTAGCTTTATGGCCTTGTTAGGCCTGCTTTCTTTGACGGGAATGCTGATTAAAAATGGCATTGTGTTGCTGGATCAAATCAATATTGAACTCGAGTCTGGCTTAACCCCCATCGATGCTATTTTAAATGCTGGTGCGAGTCGTGTTCGTCCTGTTGCAATGGCGGCAATAACAACCATTTTGGGGATGATTCCATTGCTGTTTGATGTGTTCTTCCAGTCAATGGCGGTAACCATCATGTTCGGATTAGGTTTTGCGACAATCCTAACACTCGTTTATGTCCCGGTGTTTTACGCGATGTTTTTTGGCATAAAACATCGATAA
- the tolC gene encoding outer membrane channel protein TolC, with protein sequence MSSKLNKLMLSVSLGLLSMTANADGLHQIYQQALQGDPQIKQAKANRDSSFEAINESRAVLLPQISGSISAGTGGNDATGSFKWSSQWNSSANITLTQQIYSHGSWLSLSLSEKTASRSDAQLAAAQQGLILRVANAYFDVLKNKDNLSFVQAEKRAIERQLEQTKQRFEVGLNAFTDVHEAQAQFDLSTANEIMALNSLENSLEALTEITGLKHSDLDELNTDSFSAAIPQPASSAEWIKLAEENNLTLLDSRLAQDIAKQRIDLAKSGHLPTLGATVSADKDFKGDKTLGASVGVKLNVPIYSGGAKTSQVEQSRFGYVASAQKLEQDHRSVVRNVRNNFNNVRASISSIKAYEQAAKSADSALKATEAGFEVGTRTIVDVLNSTRQVYNSKRQLSDARYQYILSVLSLKQTAGTLKEQDLILISKGLK encoded by the coding sequence ATGAGCTCTAAATTAAATAAACTCATGTTGTCAGTAAGCTTAGGTTTACTTTCTATGACAGCCAATGCAGATGGATTGCATCAAATTTATCAGCAAGCCTTACAAGGCGATCCGCAAATCAAACAAGCTAAAGCAAACCGTGACTCTAGCTTCGAAGCAATTAACGAATCTCGCGCCGTATTATTACCACAGATTTCTGGTTCTATCAGCGCAGGTACTGGTGGTAATGACGCAACTGGCAGCTTTAAATGGAGTTCACAGTGGAACAGTAGTGCTAATATTACGTTAACTCAACAGATCTATTCACACGGCTCATGGCTAAGCCTTAGCTTGTCAGAAAAGACAGCATCTCGCAGTGACGCACAACTAGCTGCAGCGCAACAAGGCCTGATCTTACGTGTCGCTAACGCCTACTTCGACGTATTAAAAAATAAAGATAACCTATCTTTTGTTCAAGCTGAGAAGCGCGCTATTGAGCGTCAATTAGAACAAACCAAACAACGCTTTGAAGTTGGTCTTAATGCGTTTACTGATGTGCACGAAGCACAAGCGCAATTCGACTTATCGACAGCTAACGAAATCATGGCATTAAACAGCCTAGAAAATAGCTTAGAAGCACTAACAGAAATCACCGGCCTTAAGCACAGTGATTTAGACGAGTTGAACACCGATTCATTTAGCGCCGCTATTCCACAACCAGCATCATCTGCTGAGTGGATCAAGCTGGCTGAAGAAAACAACCTAACATTGTTAGATAGCCGTTTAGCCCAAGATATCGCTAAGCAGCGTATCGACTTAGCAAAATCTGGTCACCTACCAACACTAGGTGCAACAGTATCTGCTGATAAAGACTTTAAAGGCGATAAGACATTAGGTGCATCAGTTGGCGTTAAATTAAATGTGCCAATTTATAGTGGTGGCGCTAAGACATCACAAGTTGAGCAATCGCGTTTTGGTTATGTTGCTAGCGCACAAAAGCTTGAGCAAGACCACCGCAGCGTAGTGCGCAACGTTCGCAACAACTTCAATAACGTTCGCGCGTCTATCTCATCTATCAAAGCCTATGAGCAAGCAGCGAAGTCTGCTGACAGTGCATTAAAAGCCACTGAAGCTGGTTTTGAAGTAGGTACTCGTACTATCGTTGACGTTCTAAACTCAACGCGCCAAGTGTACAACTCGAAGCGTCAACTATCAGATGCTCGTTACCAATACATCTTGTCAGTACTTAGCCTAAAACAAACAGCAGGTACGCTAAAAGAGCAAGACCTAATCTTAATTAGCAAAGGCTTAAAATAA
- a CDS encoding efflux RND transporter periplasmic adaptor subunit, whose protein sequence is MATKKQKFLPFLILLISVGVAIGFVMLKEPPEEKVPEEFVQVVRTKPIEVTDLVMTVNSQGMIMPEEKTVMVAQVGGKIVKLAPAFRRGGMVKAGDVLAWIDDSDYQTQLVEAQANLASARAALQQEKAKGRVAEVEWEQITNASPSELGLRKPQLAQEVARVRAATAGVSRAERNLSRTQIIAPYDAIIDTRNIGLGSIVGSGSVIGELSRTDIAQIRLPIADKDMGFLNFQGIDAKVTLSALFNGVPTQWQARIVRNEGIIDSKSRMNYLVAEVVAPYTLEKPLRFGSYVTAQIDGIVIPNASIVPRHLVEARGLAFATQDNKLHFEPVSVVRQQGDNVIIAGDLSNYRNIIVSALDAPVEGMKISVMAESSAQDAQSVAVSEAK, encoded by the coding sequence ATGGCGACAAAAAAGCAGAAATTTCTCCCCTTCCTAATACTTTTGATTTCAGTGGGCGTTGCCATTGGCTTTGTAATGCTGAAAGAGCCACCAGAAGAAAAAGTGCCAGAAGAGTTTGTTCAGGTGGTAAGAACCAAACCTATTGAAGTGACAGATCTTGTGATGACTGTGAACTCTCAAGGAATGATCATGCCGGAAGAGAAAACGGTGATGGTGGCACAAGTAGGCGGAAAAATCGTAAAGCTTGCGCCAGCGTTCAGACGCGGCGGCATGGTTAAAGCGGGGGATGTCTTAGCTTGGATTGACGATAGCGACTATCAAACACAGCTCGTGGAAGCTCAAGCTAATTTGGCCTCGGCACGTGCTGCGCTACAACAAGAAAAAGCAAAAGGGCGTGTAGCTGAAGTTGAGTGGGAGCAAATCACTAACGCTAGCCCATCTGAGTTGGGCTTGCGCAAACCACAACTTGCCCAAGAAGTTGCTAGAGTGCGCGCTGCAACCGCTGGCGTATCACGTGCAGAGCGCAATTTATCTCGCACTCAGATTATCGCGCCTTATGATGCCATCATCGATACTCGTAATATTGGTTTAGGCAGTATTGTCGGCAGTGGCAGCGTTATTGGCGAGCTATCGCGCACCGATATTGCGCAAATTCGTTTACCCATCGCTGATAAAGATATGGGGTTCTTAAATTTTCAGGGCATTGATGCCAAGGTGACCTTATCGGCGTTATTCAATGGTGTCCCGACACAATGGCAAGCACGTATTGTCCGCAACGAAGGCATTATCGACAGCAAATCACGAATGAACTACTTAGTTGCTGAAGTGGTCGCGCCATACACACTAGAAAAACCACTACGCTTTGGTAGTTATGTTACAGCGCAGATCGATGGCATTGTGATTCCTAACGCCAGTATTGTGCCTCGTCATTTAGTTGAAGCGCGTGGTTTAGCCTTTGCCACGCAAGATAATAAATTACATTTCGAACCTGTATCCGTTGTAAGGCAACAAGGTGACAACGTGATTATTGCGGGTGATTTAAGCAACTATCGCAACATAATTGTTAGCGCTCTTGATGCGCCCGTAGAGGGGATGAAAATCTCGGTGATGGCTGAATCTTCAGCACAAGACGCGCAATCTGTAGCAGTGAGTGAGGCCAAATAA